A region of Toxorhynchites rutilus septentrionalis strain SRP chromosome 1, ASM2978413v1, whole genome shotgun sequence DNA encodes the following proteins:
- the LOC129763371 gene encoding serine-rich adhesin for platelets isoform X4, with translation MNDEVNICVSPPPPSPPPPSTSNSDYNLKKMGIPDAQSDFNQWLHAMKMVARLPGGMPSEFRRKLWLALSDRYLQTKNIEWDKEAEKCLCDRWGEDDEELGAQIIKDLHRTGSSLCSGPSGTINQAKLKRVLLGYSRFNPEIGYCQGFNMLGALILQVMDKNEADSIKVMILLIEGLLPAGYFCGSLGGLQADMAVFRDILSTKLPRLARHLHKLQGPEGAFEPPLTNVFTMQWFLTLFCTCLPIPSVLRIWDLILIEGSDILLRTALAIWGLLEERILATKTADDFYCKMGALSTDLVNGKMIDGNGLVQRIVDVGPIADIQKLREKHLYGITQLQESAHLRIFYSDDEGESDEDSRLAVTATAWGLRSGRRASLGIPNNIRSACEGKEKINLDISLLKKQYDKLRERQRQAHIILTAAVARHPVPNTQSGNSLQVNQLLIGKNALLSSKGKRLGPPQGSVPPIRSQSNKSNKLPKSGNAKPPKPIETLHWKDMDEKQHKGSIKKKDVRNPTAKDDIDALKRESPKLTKSSSASSAISNISETTTSSIGPKLRSESSSYSEESDDSSSTSTSLCDDENQLLSTSSLEASPMKRRLTPDSIKEVPDEEQLVVTTENSSFSNFSLLVDTQRSEPTLPDIAEESFSETQNSSTEMPFSVKTDGMKTEDSKIPPEISTIGPTELMSNPNKSLSIAITSTSQLSPIPDISHYVSLYTISPLKTPSSIIDYSDYLNNIPSENTITANAQGTDIKDAISFNVSDEGVTNQLFERMNAADRPNKLDLNIAEDRKASESLIDTTEYILDHSDNTSKLENYSFTNLSNRSSMTSPFALEPPVRSIIQQNSPPLPASSDISFIPSEMTPIIHTVTRQYQIADVPTPPSKETPDDVEQYLVTRMKFMKEKSFSMDDPSKYIDIHPEDISKRSASEGLVSTDINMYKSSKMSEIIKENSLILDRIIRKTILPDEVELEETKLMSTIIELQPKTKASQEAVKVLDDFTTKTEFAIFTQNNLQSMEITAKPANPADISSDEGLLPSSKKCCVDSDANSKSKISIDCTSEPFPPKADQGKMYSSSSNKISSSNENIETMESSDETISKTDLIIRRTEEQLARFKEPEPTYYVRSENFREIIVPAEEEEFQEKHNTKNVLTEPVFSVGSTDTKMSQVALTQKCPEIEPSKALDNTVNTIDKKDGRKTTVNEELREPLIFTEIDIRKTTPSKTDELIKKTEEQLARFRTHDKKVLEKLEKRLSLIDFKLDETLPNSEQTIERRSSSKAEEVIKKSEEQISRLKIESSFITKKSPTRLNIDDSTNEGKLMVCSSKTEEIIKKTDEQLARFKAAAESNAEKRKSRHEIDELLQQKAFCSDAMVYSSSDNSLDNISIRDPEEAIIVKHAQAEIMKAIKIPEDVKSSKTDAIIKRIEVGKLKLGDDYITTIKTIDYLKQSNANLSATLSSIESSIKAIDGLCEHDSEIQSNRINDTINNLEKSFKQFDQINSKTPVVMIHDFSTSPPGGRCRPACSNRPSRSRKRKEYSPRHKKEKDHDDRGCINLHTENSSEYSSDNQSVDKESMKSYTFYSYYSTSPPITPRLVSPENLPLECTENTHPSTSKSISKDTCTQQKDTQVIKFDKSPSSPIISKSYLESLKPATPIASGRTTRSAENSPPFHPQQTTAFHPSAPHFLSKHGGLLRQKSSNESDHSHVKSCDNILLRFDYKNISAIAASYPVSSALLPSPTKFRSLDFNNDPALSLSPASTPNKTLN, from the exons ATGAACG ACGAAGTGAACAtttgcgtttcaccaccaccgCCGTCACCTCCGCCGCCATCGACATCAAACTCagactataatttgaaaaagaTGGGAATTCCTGATGCTCAATCGGATTTCAACCAATGGCTCCATGCCATGAAAATGGTGGCGCGACTTCCTGGTGGCATGCCATCGGAGTTCCGCCGGAAG CTATGGTTAGCCTTATCGGATCGCTATCTGCAGACCAAAAACATAGAATGGGACAAAGAAGCAGAGAAATGTTTATGTGATCGCTGGGGTGAAGACGATGAAGAACTTGGTGCTCAAATTATAAAG GATCTACATCGAACTGGTTCTAGCTTGTGCTCGGGTCCGTCTGGAACAATCAACCAAGCGAAATTGAAACGTGTTCTGCTTGGGTATTCAAGATTCAATCCAGAAATAGGATATTGTCAGGGATTCAATATGCTTGGAGCATTGATTCTACAAGTCATGGACAAAAACGAAGCAGATTCAATCAAAGTAATGATTCTGCTTATAGAGGGATTACTCCCAGCTGGTTATTTCTGCGGTTCCTTAGGCGGTTTACAAGCGGATATGGCGGTTTTCAGGGATATATTAAGCACAAAGTTGCCAAGATTGGCCCGCCACTTACACAAGCTACAAGGTCCAGAAGGAGCTTTCGAACCACCATTaacaaatgtcttcacaatgcAATGGTTCCTCACACTTTTCTGCACTTGCCTACCCATACCTTCGGTTTTGCGAATTTGGGATCTAATTTTAATTGAAGGCAGTGATATTCTACTACGAACCGCTTTGGCGATCTGGGGTCTTCTGGAAGA GAGAATTTTGGCAACCAAAACAGCGGATGATTTTTATTGCAAGATGGGAGCTCTGTCAACAGATTTGGTGAATGGCAAGATGATTGACGGCAATGGACTTGTTCAAAGAATTGTTGATGTCGGACCCATAGCAGACATACAGAAATTACGCGAGAAACATCTGTACGGTATCACCCAGCTGCAGGAATCGGCTCATCTCAG GATATTCTACTCGGACGATGAAGGAGAATCCGATGAGGATTCCCGTTTGGCAGTCACAGCAACCGCGTGGGGCCTTCGCTCTGGCAGAAGAGCCTCTCTCGGTATCCCAAATAACATCCGAAGTGCTTGCGAGGGAAAAGAAAAAATCAATCTCGATATTTCACTGCTCAAAAAGCAATATGACAAACTGAGAGAACGACAACGACAGGCACACATAATATTAACGGCTGCTGTAGCTAGACATCCAGTTCCCAATACGCAAAGTGGTAACTCATTGCAGGTCAATCAATTACTAATAGGCAAAAATGCTCTGCTCAGTAGTAAAGGAAAACGACTGGGACCACCACAAGGTTCTGTCCCTCCGATTAGATCACAGTCCAACAAGTCCAACAAGCTACCCAAATCGGGAAACGCTAAACCGCCCAAGCCAATAGAAACGTTACACTGGAAAGATATGGATGAGAAACAACACAAGGGAAGCATAAAGAAGAAAGACGTTAGGAATCCGACCGCCAAGGATGACATAGATGCATTGAAAAg GGAATCTCCGAAACTTACGAAATCATCTAGCGCCTCATCAGCTATTAGTAACATATCTGAAACAACGACCTCTTCGATCGGTCCTAAACTACGGAGCGAATCATCGTCTTACAGTGAAGAATCCGATGATAGCTCGAGTACCAGCACATCCCTTTGCGACGACGAAAATCAGTTACTAAGTACTTCTTCGCTCGAGGCCTCACCAATGAAACGACGACTAACACCTGACAGTATCAAAGAAGTGCCTGATGAAGAACAGTTGGTTGTGACTAccgaaaattcaagtttttctaatttttcattACTAGTTGACACCCAACGTAGTGAGCCAACTCTACCGGACATAGCAGAGGAAAGTTTTTCAGAAACACAAAACAGCTCTACTGAAATGCCTTTTTCTGTAAAAACAGATGGAATGAAGACAGAAGATTCCAAAATACCTCCTGAAATTTCAACCATCGGGCCAACAGAACTGATGTCAAATCCAAATAAATCGCTTTCAATTGCCATAACTAGTACCAGTCAGCTATCTCCGATTCCAGATATCAGTCATTATGTCAGCTTGTACACAATAAGCCCATTGAAAACTCCATCATCAATTATTGATTATTCTGACTACCTTAACAATATTCCTAGCGAAAATACAATCACGGCGAATGCTCAAGGCACCGACATTAAAGACGCAATATCATTCAATGTAAGTGACGAAGGAGTCACCAATCAGTTATTCGAAAGAATGAATGCAGCCGACCGACCTAACAAGTTAGATTTAAACATAGCTGAGGACCGAAAGGCTAGCGAATCGCTAATCGATACTACCGAATATATACTAGATCATAGCGATAATACATCAAAGCTTGAAAACTACAGCTTCACAAATTTATCCAACAGATCTTCAATGACTTCACCCTTCGCTCTGGAGCCGCCTGTCAGATCAATTATACAGCAAAATTCACCTCCTTTACCAGCTAGTAGTGATATTTCATTCATACCGTCTGAGATGACACCGATCATTCACACAGTTACTAGACAATATCAGATTGCAGATGTTCCTACTCCACCTTCGAAAGAAACTCCGGACGACGTGGAGCAATATTTAGTAACCCGCATGAAATTTATGAAAGAAAAGTCTTTCTCCATGGACGATCCTTCTAAATACATTGATATACACCCAGAAGATATTTCAAAACGCTCTGCGTCGGAAGGATTAGTGTCGACTGACATAAATATGTATAAAAGCAGTAAAATGTCTgaaattatcaaagaaaattcgttaatattGGACCGAATCATAAGAAAAACAATTCTACCAGATGAAGTGGAACTAGAGGAAACAAAACTAATGAGCACGATTATCGAATTGCAACCAAAAACAAAAGCTTCACAAGAGGCAGTCAAAGTATTGGATGACTTCACAACCAAGACTGAATTTGCTATATTCACTCAAAATAATTTGCAAAGTATGGAAATAACAGCGAAACCAGCAAACCCCGCTGATATCTCATCCGATGAAGGGCTACTTCCTTCAAGTAAAAAATGCTGCGTTGATTCAGATGCTAATTCGAAGAGTAAAATCTCTATAGATTGTACATCTGAGCCGTTTCCACCTAAAGCTGACCAGGGAAAAATGTATTCATCCAGCTCAAATAAGATTTCATCCAGTAATGAAAACATCGAAACAATGGAATCGTCGGATGAAACTATATCAAAAACTGATCTCATAATAAGAAGAACTGAGGAACAGTTGGCCAGGTTCAAAGAACCCGAACCGACATATTATGTTCGGAGCGAAAATTTCCGAGAAATTATCGTACCTGCAGAGGAAGAGGAATTTCAAGAGAAACATAACACTAAGAATGTTCTAACTGAACCGGTATTCAGTGTTGGCAGCACTGACACAAAAATGTCTCAAGTGGCTCTTACCCAAAAATGTCCTGAAATAGAACCATCGAAAGCTCTCGATAACACTGTAAACACTATAGACAAAAAGGATGGTAGGAAAACAACTGTTAACGAAGAGCTTCGCGAACCACTAATATTCACTGAAATTGATATCAGAAAAACGACTCCATCAAAAACGGATGAGCTAATTAAAAAAACTGAAGAGCAACTAGCCCGCTTTCGAACTCACGACAAGAAAGTGCTTGAGAAACTGGAGAAAAGACTGTCTTTGATCGATTTCAAACTCGACGAAACGCTTCCTAATTCCGAGCAAACAATCGAACGAAGATCGTCTAGTAAGGCCgaagaagtaataaaaaaatctgAGGAGCAAATATCACGCCTAAAAATAGAAAGTTCTTTTATAACTAAAAAATCTCCAACTCGTTTGAATATTGACGACTCGACCAATGAGGGGAAGTTGATGGTCTGTTCGTCCAAGACCGAAGAAATAATCAAGAAAACCGATGAACAACTAGCCAGGTTCAAAGCTGCCGCAGAGAGTAATGCAGAGAAAAGAAAGAGTCGCCATGAAATAGATGAACTACTACAGCAGAAAGCCTTCTGTTCTGATGCGATGGTGTACAGTTCTTCTGATAATAGTCTGGATAACATTTCTATTAGAGATCCAGAAGAAGCGATAATCGTAAAGCATGCTCAAGCTGAAATCATGAAAGCTATTAAAATTCCCGAAGATGTCAAAAGTTCTAAGACCGATGCTATTATCAAAAGAATCGAAGTAGGGAAACTGAAACTCGGTGATGATTATATTACGACTATCAAAACTATTGATTACCTTAAGCAATCGAATGCTAATCTATCCGCCACACTTTCATCGATAGAGAGTTCAATTAAAGCTATCGACGGGTTATGCGAACATGACTCGGAGATTCAATCCAATCGGATAAATGATACTATAAACAATCTCGAAAAATCGTTTAAACAATTTGATCAAATAAACTCAAAGACACCTGTTGTAATGATTCATGATTTCTCAACAAGCCCACCTGGAGGACGTTGCAGACCAGCTTGTTCCAACAGACCAAGTCGATCCCGTAAAAGAAAAGAATATTCGCCACGCCATAAAAAAGAGAAAGATCATGATGACCGGGGATGCATAAATCTACATACAGAAAATAGTAGCGAGTATTCATCAGATAATCAGTCTGTGGATAAAGAGTCTATGAAAAGTTACACATTCTACTCATACTACAGCACTTCACCACCAATCACTCCAAGATTAGTTTCACCAGAGAACCTGCCTTTGGAATGCACTGAAAATACTCATCCATCAACCTCCAAAAGCATATCCAAGGATACATGCACTCAACAAAAGGACACGCAAGTAATTAAATTTGACAAGTCACCTTCGTCGCCCATTATCAGTAAATCGTACTTGGAATCACTGAAACCAGCAACTCCAATTGCATCAGGACGTACGACACGTTCGGCGGAGAATTCGCCACCTTTTCATCCCCAACAAACCACAGCATTCCATCCAAGTGCACCACATTTCCTAAGTAAACATGGTGGTCTACTTCGTCAGAAATCAAGCAACGAGAGTGATCACTCGCACGTCAAGAGTTGTGACAACATTCTATTGCGATtcgactacaaaaatatatcagCGATCGCAGCTAGCTATCCAGTTTCTAGTGCCCTGTTACCATCGCCAACGAAATTTCGTAGTCTGGATTTCAACAACGACCCTGCGCTTAGTCTCAGCCCTGCCTCTACGCCAAACAAAACATTGAACTAG
- the LOC129763371 gene encoding serine-rich adhesin for platelets isoform X1: MSSLFSSIKTFATGGNSNADTPPMHSYCQESDEVNICVSPPPPSPPPPSTSNSDYNLKKMGIPDAQSDFNQWLHAMKMVARLPGGMPSEFRRKLWLALSDRYLQTKNIEWDKEAEKCLCDRWGEDDEELGAQIIKDLHRTGSSLCSGPSGTINQAKLKRVLLGYSRFNPEIGYCQGFNMLGALILQVMDKNEADSIKVMILLIEGLLPAGYFCGSLGGLQADMAVFRDILSTKLPRLARHLHKLQGPEGAFEPPLTNVFTMQWFLTLFCTCLPIPSVLRIWDLILIEGSDILLRTALAIWGLLEERILATKTADDFYCKMGALSTDLVNGKMIDGNGLVQRIVDVGPIADIQKLREKHLYGITQLQESAHLRIFYSDDEGESDEDSRLAVTATAWGLRSGRRASLGIPNNIRSACEGKEKINLDISLLKKQYDKLRERQRQAHIILTAAVARHPVPNTQSGNSLQVNQLLIGKNALLSSKGKRLGPPQGSVPPIRSQSNKSNKLPKSGNAKPPKPIETLHWKDMDEKQHKGSIKKKDVRNPTAKDDIDALKRESPKLTKSSSASSAISNISETTTSSIGPKLRSESSSYSEESDDSSSTSTSLCDDENQLLSTSSLEASPMKRRLTPDSIKEVPDEEQLVVTTENSSFSNFSLLVDTQRSEPTLPDIAEESFSETQNSSTEMPFSVKTDGMKTEDSKIPPEISTIGPTELMSNPNKSLSIAITSTSQLSPIPDISHYVSLYTISPLKTPSSIIDYSDYLNNIPSENTITANAQGTDIKDAISFNVSDEGVTNQLFERMNAADRPNKLDLNIAEDRKASESLIDTTEYILDHSDNTSKLENYSFTNLSNRSSMTSPFALEPPVRSIIQQNSPPLPASSDISFIPSEMTPIIHTVTRQYQIADVPTPPSKETPDDVEQYLVTRMKFMKEKSFSMDDPSKYIDIHPEDISKRSASEGLVSTDINMYKSSKMSEIIKENSLILDRIIRKTILPDEVELEETKLMSTIIELQPKTKASQEAVKVLDDFTTKTEFAIFTQNNLQSMEITAKPANPADISSDEGLLPSSKKCCVDSDANSKSKISIDCTSEPFPPKADQGKMYSSSSNKISSSNENIETMESSDETISKTDLIIRRTEEQLARFKEPEPTYYVRSENFREIIVPAEEEEFQEKHNTKNVLTEPVFSVGSTDTKMSQVALTQKCPEIEPSKALDNTVNTIDKKDGRKTTVNEELREPLIFTEIDIRKTTPSKTDELIKKTEEQLARFRTHDKKVLEKLEKRLSLIDFKLDETLPNSEQTIERRSSSKAEEVIKKSEEQISRLKIESSFITKKSPTRLNIDDSTNEGKLMVCSSKTEEIIKKTDEQLARFKAAAESNAEKRKSRHEIDELLQQKAFCSDAMVYSSSDNSLDNISIRDPEEAIIVKHAQAEIMKAIKIPEDVKSSKTDAIIKRIEVGKLKLGDDYITTIKTIDYLKQSNANLSATLSSIESSIKAIDGLCEHDSEIQSNRINDTINNLEKSFKQFDQINSKTPVVMIHDFSTSPPGGRCRPACSNRPSRSRKRKEYSPRHKKEKDHDDRGCINLHTENSSEYSSDNQSVDKESMKSYTFYSYYSTSPPITPRLVSPENLPLECTENTHPSTSKSISKDTCTQQKDTQVIKFDKSPSSPIISKSYLESLKPATPIASGRTTRSAENSPPFHPQQTTAFHPSAPHFLSKHGGLLRQKSSNESDHSHVKSCDNILLRFDYKNISAIAASYPVSSALLPSPTKFRSLDFNNDPALSLSPASTPNKTLN, encoded by the exons ATGAGTTCACTATTTAGCTCCATTAAAACCTTCGCAACTGGCGGAAATTCAAATGCCGACACGCCACCGATGCACAGCTATTGTCAAG AATCAGACGAAGTGAACAtttgcgtttcaccaccaccgCCGTCACCTCCGCCGCCATCGACATCAAACTCagactataatttgaaaaagaTGGGAATTCCTGATGCTCAATCGGATTTCAACCAATGGCTCCATGCCATGAAAATGGTGGCGCGACTTCCTGGTGGCATGCCATCGGAGTTCCGCCGGAAG CTATGGTTAGCCTTATCGGATCGCTATCTGCAGACCAAAAACATAGAATGGGACAAAGAAGCAGAGAAATGTTTATGTGATCGCTGGGGTGAAGACGATGAAGAACTTGGTGCTCAAATTATAAAG GATCTACATCGAACTGGTTCTAGCTTGTGCTCGGGTCCGTCTGGAACAATCAACCAAGCGAAATTGAAACGTGTTCTGCTTGGGTATTCAAGATTCAATCCAGAAATAGGATATTGTCAGGGATTCAATATGCTTGGAGCATTGATTCTACAAGTCATGGACAAAAACGAAGCAGATTCAATCAAAGTAATGATTCTGCTTATAGAGGGATTACTCCCAGCTGGTTATTTCTGCGGTTCCTTAGGCGGTTTACAAGCGGATATGGCGGTTTTCAGGGATATATTAAGCACAAAGTTGCCAAGATTGGCCCGCCACTTACACAAGCTACAAGGTCCAGAAGGAGCTTTCGAACCACCATTaacaaatgtcttcacaatgcAATGGTTCCTCACACTTTTCTGCACTTGCCTACCCATACCTTCGGTTTTGCGAATTTGGGATCTAATTTTAATTGAAGGCAGTGATATTCTACTACGAACCGCTTTGGCGATCTGGGGTCTTCTGGAAGA GAGAATTTTGGCAACCAAAACAGCGGATGATTTTTATTGCAAGATGGGAGCTCTGTCAACAGATTTGGTGAATGGCAAGATGATTGACGGCAATGGACTTGTTCAAAGAATTGTTGATGTCGGACCCATAGCAGACATACAGAAATTACGCGAGAAACATCTGTACGGTATCACCCAGCTGCAGGAATCGGCTCATCTCAG GATATTCTACTCGGACGATGAAGGAGAATCCGATGAGGATTCCCGTTTGGCAGTCACAGCAACCGCGTGGGGCCTTCGCTCTGGCAGAAGAGCCTCTCTCGGTATCCCAAATAACATCCGAAGTGCTTGCGAGGGAAAAGAAAAAATCAATCTCGATATTTCACTGCTCAAAAAGCAATATGACAAACTGAGAGAACGACAACGACAGGCACACATAATATTAACGGCTGCTGTAGCTAGACATCCAGTTCCCAATACGCAAAGTGGTAACTCATTGCAGGTCAATCAATTACTAATAGGCAAAAATGCTCTGCTCAGTAGTAAAGGAAAACGACTGGGACCACCACAAGGTTCTGTCCCTCCGATTAGATCACAGTCCAACAAGTCCAACAAGCTACCCAAATCGGGAAACGCTAAACCGCCCAAGCCAATAGAAACGTTACACTGGAAAGATATGGATGAGAAACAACACAAGGGAAGCATAAAGAAGAAAGACGTTAGGAATCCGACCGCCAAGGATGACATAGATGCATTGAAAAg GGAATCTCCGAAACTTACGAAATCATCTAGCGCCTCATCAGCTATTAGTAACATATCTGAAACAACGACCTCTTCGATCGGTCCTAAACTACGGAGCGAATCATCGTCTTACAGTGAAGAATCCGATGATAGCTCGAGTACCAGCACATCCCTTTGCGACGACGAAAATCAGTTACTAAGTACTTCTTCGCTCGAGGCCTCACCAATGAAACGACGACTAACACCTGACAGTATCAAAGAAGTGCCTGATGAAGAACAGTTGGTTGTGACTAccgaaaattcaagtttttctaatttttcattACTAGTTGACACCCAACGTAGTGAGCCAACTCTACCGGACATAGCAGAGGAAAGTTTTTCAGAAACACAAAACAGCTCTACTGAAATGCCTTTTTCTGTAAAAACAGATGGAATGAAGACAGAAGATTCCAAAATACCTCCTGAAATTTCAACCATCGGGCCAACAGAACTGATGTCAAATCCAAATAAATCGCTTTCAATTGCCATAACTAGTACCAGTCAGCTATCTCCGATTCCAGATATCAGTCATTATGTCAGCTTGTACACAATAAGCCCATTGAAAACTCCATCATCAATTATTGATTATTCTGACTACCTTAACAATATTCCTAGCGAAAATACAATCACGGCGAATGCTCAAGGCACCGACATTAAAGACGCAATATCATTCAATGTAAGTGACGAAGGAGTCACCAATCAGTTATTCGAAAGAATGAATGCAGCCGACCGACCTAACAAGTTAGATTTAAACATAGCTGAGGACCGAAAGGCTAGCGAATCGCTAATCGATACTACCGAATATATACTAGATCATAGCGATAATACATCAAAGCTTGAAAACTACAGCTTCACAAATTTATCCAACAGATCTTCAATGACTTCACCCTTCGCTCTGGAGCCGCCTGTCAGATCAATTATACAGCAAAATTCACCTCCTTTACCAGCTAGTAGTGATATTTCATTCATACCGTCTGAGATGACACCGATCATTCACACAGTTACTAGACAATATCAGATTGCAGATGTTCCTACTCCACCTTCGAAAGAAACTCCGGACGACGTGGAGCAATATTTAGTAACCCGCATGAAATTTATGAAAGAAAAGTCTTTCTCCATGGACGATCCTTCTAAATACATTGATATACACCCAGAAGATATTTCAAAACGCTCTGCGTCGGAAGGATTAGTGTCGACTGACATAAATATGTATAAAAGCAGTAAAATGTCTgaaattatcaaagaaaattcgttaatattGGACCGAATCATAAGAAAAACAATTCTACCAGATGAAGTGGAACTAGAGGAAACAAAACTAATGAGCACGATTATCGAATTGCAACCAAAAACAAAAGCTTCACAAGAGGCAGTCAAAGTATTGGATGACTTCACAACCAAGACTGAATTTGCTATATTCACTCAAAATAATTTGCAAAGTATGGAAATAACAGCGAAACCAGCAAACCCCGCTGATATCTCATCCGATGAAGGGCTACTTCCTTCAAGTAAAAAATGCTGCGTTGATTCAGATGCTAATTCGAAGAGTAAAATCTCTATAGATTGTACATCTGAGCCGTTTCCACCTAAAGCTGACCAGGGAAAAATGTATTCATCCAGCTCAAATAAGATTTCATCCAGTAATGAAAACATCGAAACAATGGAATCGTCGGATGAAACTATATCAAAAACTGATCTCATAATAAGAAGAACTGAGGAACAGTTGGCCAGGTTCAAAGAACCCGAACCGACATATTATGTTCGGAGCGAAAATTTCCGAGAAATTATCGTACCTGCAGAGGAAGAGGAATTTCAAGAGAAACATAACACTAAGAATGTTCTAACTGAACCGGTATTCAGTGTTGGCAGCACTGACACAAAAATGTCTCAAGTGGCTCTTACCCAAAAATGTCCTGAAATAGAACCATCGAAAGCTCTCGATAACACTGTAAACACTATAGACAAAAAGGATGGTAGGAAAACAACTGTTAACGAAGAGCTTCGCGAACCACTAATATTCACTGAAATTGATATCAGAAAAACGACTCCATCAAAAACGGATGAGCTAATTAAAAAAACTGAAGAGCAACTAGCCCGCTTTCGAACTCACGACAAGAAAGTGCTTGAGAAACTGGAGAAAAGACTGTCTTTGATCGATTTCAAACTCGACGAAACGCTTCCTAATTCCGAGCAAACAATCGAACGAAGATCGTCTAGTAAGGCCgaagaagtaataaaaaaatctgAGGAGCAAATATCACGCCTAAAAATAGAAAGTTCTTTTATAACTAAAAAATCTCCAACTCGTTTGAATATTGACGACTCGACCAATGAGGGGAAGTTGATGGTCTGTTCGTCCAAGACCGAAGAAATAATCAAGAAAACCGATGAACAACTAGCCAGGTTCAAAGCTGCCGCAGAGAGTAATGCAGAGAAAAGAAAGAGTCGCCATGAAATAGATGAACTACTACAGCAGAAAGCCTTCTGTTCTGATGCGATGGTGTACAGTTCTTCTGATAATAGTCTGGATAACATTTCTATTAGAGATCCAGAAGAAGCGATAATCGTAAAGCATGCTCAAGCTGAAATCATGAAAGCTATTAAAATTCCCGAAGATGTCAAAAGTTCTAAGACCGATGCTATTATCAAAAGAATCGAAGTAGGGAAACTGAAACTCGGTGATGATTATATTACGACTATCAAAACTATTGATTACCTTAAGCAATCGAATGCTAATCTATCCGCCACACTTTCATCGATAGAGAGTTCAATTAAAGCTATCGACGGGTTATGCGAACATGACTCGGAGATTCAATCCAATCGGATAAATGATACTATAAACAATCTCGAAAAATCGTTTAAACAATTTGATCAAATAAACTCAAAGACACCTGTTGTAATGATTCATGATTTCTCAACAAGCCCACCTGGAGGACGTTGCAGACCAGCTTGTTCCAACAGACCAAGTCGATCCCGTAAAAGAAAAGAATATTCGCCACGCCATAAAAAAGAGAAAGATCATGATGACCGGGGATGCATAAATCTACATACAGAAAATAGTAGCGAGTATTCATCAGATAATCAGTCTGTGGATAAAGAGTCTATGAAAAGTTACACATTCTACTCATACTACAGCACTTCACCACCAATCACTCCAAGATTAGTTTCACCAGAGAACCTGCCTTTGGAATGCACTGAAAATACTCATCCATCAACCTCCAAAAGCATATCCAAGGATACATGCACTCAACAAAAGGACACGCAAGTAATTAAATTTGACAAGTCACCTTCGTCGCCCATTATCAGTAAATCGTACTTGGAATCACTGAAACCAGCAACTCCAATTGCATCAGGACGTACGACACGTTCGGCGGAGAATTCGCCACCTTTTCATCCCCAACAAACCACAGCATTCCATCCAAGTGCACCACATTTCCTAAGTAAACATGGTGGTCTACTTCGTCAGAAATCAAGCAACGAGAGTGATCACTCGCACGTCAAGAGTTGTGACAACATTCTATTGCGATtcgactacaaaaatatatcagCGATCGCAGCTAGCTATCCAGTTTCTAGTGCCCTGTTACCATCGCCAACGAAATTTCGTAGTCTGGATTTCAACAACGACCCTGCGCTTAGTCTCAGCCCTGCCTCTACGCCAAACAAAACATTGAACTAG